From Pirellulales bacterium, the proteins below share one genomic window:
- a CDS encoding nucleotidyltransferase domain-containing protein, whose amino-acid sequence MTFDQRLVAQIERQPYPLLFVTVSGAHLYGFPSPDSDYDLRGVHVLPADVVLGLYPGRETIEVSEVRDGLEIDLVTHDAKKFLALLLRKNGYVLEQLLSPLVVRTTSEHQELKVLAPGCITRHHAHHCLGFAATQWKLFEKENPRRVKPLLYVYRVLLTGIHLMRSGCIEANLLRLNDEAKLPYIDELVARKLAGPEQSSLLDADFEFHRAEYLRHIAILEFEMGKSALPDTPSAGPALSDFLVKLRSSS is encoded by the coding sequence TCCGCTCTTGTTCGTGACGGTCAGCGGAGCGCATCTTTACGGCTTTCCGTCGCCGGATTCCGATTATGATCTGCGCGGCGTGCATGTCTTGCCGGCGGATGTAGTGCTCGGACTCTATCCGGGTCGCGAGACGATCGAGGTTTCTGAAGTTCGAGATGGATTGGAAATCGATCTGGTCACGCACGACGCGAAGAAGTTCTTAGCGCTACTGTTGCGCAAGAACGGATACGTGCTCGAACAACTGCTCTCACCGTTAGTCGTTCGCACGACGTCCGAGCATCAGGAACTCAAGGTGCTCGCCCCCGGCTGCATCACACGGCACCACGCCCACCACTGCCTCGGATTCGCTGCCACGCAATGGAAGCTTTTTGAGAAAGAGAATCCACGACGGGTTAAGCCGTTGTTATATGTTTATCGCGTTCTGTTGACCGGAATTCATTTGATGCGATCCGGCTGTATCGAAGCAAATCTCTTGCGGCTCAATGACGAGGCCAAGTTGCCATATATCGACGAACTCGTCGCGCGAAAGCTGGCCGGACCCGAGCAATCAAGTCTGCTGGATGCTGACTTTGAATTCCACAGAGCGGAATACTTACGACACATCGCCATCTTGGAATTCGAAATGGGCAAGAGCGCTCTTCCCGATACGCCGTCGGCGGGACCGGCGTTGAGCGACTTCCTAGTGAAGTTGCGGTCGTCGAGCTGA